In Argiope bruennichi chromosome 4, qqArgBrue1.1, whole genome shotgun sequence, the sequence CCCGCTCAAATGTTTTTATCTATTGGAAACtttctaaaatgcattaaaatctgcacatttaatgtggaagaaatattcataatcttTGAATATTCCACTCGAGTAGTTTCTAAGCGACGAAAATGCTATAATCATGTGGATTTTACATGGTACAGTCTAATATGACAGAGGAAACAGTGGCAGTTGCTCTCTTGTGCCCTCTTCTATAAATGAACAGAATGTTTAATGCAAATTTGACAAGTCTTTTGTGTAAGACTATCCAGTGGGAAACGTTTAAATCAAATATCTGTAATACTAGAAAGTTTCTGTTGAATTCACTGGCCTTTTCACTCATCAGTGAAATACGTCATAGAAGTCATCAATTTAACAAAATCGCCTGCCGTTGTTGGAGCTGTTCACTGCAAAGAACACTTTTTATGCTGTTCGCTTGAAACAGTGGCCAACTCCTGTAAGCAAAGCGACCGCCTTTTCTCTTGACGAAAATATGGATGGCAGCTATCTGGATGGCCacgaaattttttctttcgtACAGAAGTAATATCGGTGAGTTacgatatttataattatcatatcgTGATGAATGTTGGATATAATCATGTGATTATATCTATGGTAATTATAACTgtaaaaatgtacacattttttttcactaggCATTGACAGACAGTACAACATGGCCTATATCCATGTCATTTTGCTTGATAAAGGCACTACGTCAACCACCAGTAGTGTTGCTTTCTGTTCCATGCACTTGATTGTCCACCCCAAATATGCTGGATGCGAGGAAGTATTCCTTACAGGTGATGTTGAAGGTGATGAGACAATTCAAGGGCGCAGTAAGTTCgctatttatattaacaaaacgGCATGGAATTTGAAAACCATTAATTGGTTCatctagaaattaaattactGGAGGCTGCAAAGAGATGCGAaacataattatcttaaaatatttattgaaacagatGCAGCCCTATTGGCTACTTACCATAATGAATTACCGGAATTCAAACGCCTGTCATACGCGTTTCTGAGTATAGGATTCAAAGTAATTGAACGTCTTAGAATGGAATCACCCAGTGACCCTCGTTATGAGGGAAATACTCCATGGCCAGGAACCGTTTGAAACTAGATTCCAGCATCTACGCAGGACAAAAATGCTTCTAGGTAATTCTGTTGTCTCTGCATGGCTTGTGGTAAACTTTCTAGAATGAccaaatttattaagttaaatgaaTGCCCTTTCAGTTCCAGCCATAAAGTATCTACATATCTAGATACCTACTACACATGTCCTGGAAAGAACGTCATTGAAGTAATATCGGTAAGTTGTGCGAATTGTCACACCATCAAATGATTTCCAATCATTGGCTTGGATTATCGAATGAGAACCATAACAATGTACTTCTATTTGTTTTAGGTATTCTTCTGTCAGACAACTCATGGCCGTTGATGCTACTTTTCCGGTTAAAAAGTATGTCATCACCATCGATAATACGCTTTTCAAGGTCCAAAAACGTCTTCACTAGAAAGCAGTTCTTTATACGGGGAGGATATTCCCTTCAGATGAGTTCGAAGTACATGGAATTCAAAGGCATGGTAAGTTTctgaattataacaataaaactaCCACAGAGAGACACTCGATAACCATTTTATTTGGTTTCTCCAGAAAGTATATCGGTGGCAGTTAAAGATAAATAAACCATAATTTCctggaaataattattgaaatatctacAGTAGTTTTACCTAAGAAAAGAGTTGATATACTTATTTCACGATATCAACTTCTAAACGTAATTGTCGAAGTAATCGGCCTAGGTAAGGCTTTCTTCATGGTGTATACTAAGGAAATATTGCATGGACAGAAACTTTTTCAAACATACGCCTGTGGCAGATGAGCAAAAGATGtttccatgtaattttttttcgtctCACTTTCAACCTCCAGTAAACTCATTTTTTGGAACGCTctaaattcattgtaatttttatttaaaatgcatataattttcaatattttgttaatcgAAGTAACTGGTACATACTAATATCAGTAAGGTCaccaatttcatttccttttaaagtatttaaatgataatcCAGAAAACTTCGGTTGTAACCTTAAGAAAGAAAACGTCCATGTTTGTCAAACGAAGCTTCAAGCCTTGTTTCTTTCTCCATTATGCACTCATTCGTTCGTTCCGAGACAGTTTAAATGATTCTATGACAGTTTCTAGAAAAGGGCAAAATAACATATGGTATTCTGAAGTCTAACCAATAACTGCGGCTACTGTGCTAATGCTATTTGAGCATTATTTGCTCCACTTCTGATCCTTAGAGAATACATATATGCACAGCTTCTGAAAGATCttgtttagttaattattttaaaatctataaatcactataaagtttcattttcaaaagatcaGCCATTGGTAAACTTAAATCTACATTTGAAGTAGGATTTCTGTTCTCGCTTCTATTAATAGTGAAATCATAAGCTTCGTTTGTAATTATCAATGCATATTTAAAGAGTAAAACTGTCATGTATATTCTGCCATTGAATGGTTTCTTGTTTTTCAGATCTAATCTATTCCGATTCAGATGTTGACTTGTTTTGTTCGAAGTGATCCTGCCACAACATGCAGTATCTGAAGCTTCTATCAAGTGCAAACTAGAATTCGGAGCCACTACAGTTAAAATGTTGATTTCCGGACAAATGTAGTTggttagtaaaattataaatgttacaccaaatccaaaatgtatattttctatcaaaaatcaTCAGTTTGCATAGTGGTGAAACTGTGATTACTAATGTAAtggcaaattatttgaaaatatcaatatatctTTGAAGTATTTCATGATCCCATTTTAAGGCTATGACAATGAATCTTACattttttgggatatttttttaaaattgggaaagcttGAAGTGCATGTAATTATCATTCAAAACAAATGTTTGGCATATCAATCGATATTTCatctaaattgtttgaaattttcatatatctaCTTAAAACGACTAAAATATTGgtttgcattcattttctttaaacgtAGTGCTTGCTTTGTACTTTGAGAAACAAGCTATTCTGAGACAATCGATATCGATAAACATGTTTCatgtagataaattaaaatgtaatagatgatttctaggaaaatcaaataagtcaaatttccaacaaaactaaaaatttactgCCACAgaacgaatttttgaaataaaaatttgcatatgcaTTCCTCCCTTATTGTCAACGGATAATCCATCTTTATGTTATGAGGTGATTTGTTACGATTGCTTTTCATCACCGCTTACTGTaacacaatttgaaaaattgaattttattgttatgaaacGATTCATTGTAGTTTCTTCACATCAGCATAAGGGCTTGTAATATACTTCTCAATTtatctacaattttataaaaatggtagtcatttgtttttattttgtactgaaTGTTAATGATCTCGTAACTAATTTCATTATTGTCGATTTCTAGAAAGTAacttaatattataatgatgatgatgaaataaGTGATcaaatatctgaatatatttgCTATAATTATCTGTGTATAGTTCTAATATGAAGGGATTTTGCAACTCGTAATTATCTgaacattcttttttgaaatactgGTCTTAATTagggaaaaatgttttatgctaATTTTCGGTAGTTGGCCCCGaaatctctgaaaatattttaaatatatattgctaaGCTGCAACTTGGAGTTTTTGCACATGAAATGGTTCTatgctttgaaaattatattttatgcttgaattttaaatttgtttgatggttggaactgtaattttaaaatagttttttttctttttttttttgctcctcgTTAAGTTTTACATccgaaaatgacataaaatttatagtattaatgATTCCTAAATCCAAATTTAATAGTACATGGTATCGAtactcattaatttaaatttaaattcaactttaatatttctgaaattttaccgTAGTTTGAGaaggtatattaaaattaatcatctaTTCGTTGCATCCATTTGCAGCTGCgttttaattcaagattttattcttgttaactattactagcttatttttttaaaatgtatttatagtaagatgaatagtaaatttaaaatactaaatcttGAGTCCTATATACCTtaattcggtttttaattttgatgcaaatgtGTACATCCGCTGATAAAGGATACTTTGATTGGTtcggccggccagccaatcaaaGTATCCTTTGATTCTTAGAAAGCATTTGATCACTGTGtctgatcaccatggtgatcaatATGCCTATAGGAAAAAATGACGCTTTTTCATGATTAgaaggaatttaaatttctaaatctaacctaatgcaataaaatatcggATTTCTTGAGAAAAAGCGAATGGATGCGACGAATGTTATagtactgtcttttttttttccttcagtaatACGAgactttgacttttaaaaaaaacaatagatctaaaaacatttttaaattatttaataaaatatcaaattgtcaCTTTTTAATGTGTAATAGAAATCAgaataagttttatgaatttccaCTGAAATTAATTCTATCCGTAtacaataaattatgttaattttctttaattttgttttaagaatcggtgcttccattaaatttttaaactcaagtatatcaattttatgttaaatcaatGCTTTAAAATCAATCACTTTAAAAACTGACTTTCTTCATATGCTTattacataaagtaaaaaaagcgAATTTATTTTGTTGAGTATACCGAATTCTCAATTCCATTCATTTATGTTCTACTTGTTATGttgtaataatattgtaaattgtatttctttgtatattaaatatgcaaataaagtgtgtattttgaattctattttgtatttaattaccaAATAGCCTTGTCTCCTTTCTAATTGCTTTGATAATTTAATACTTCCACTTCGTGAGCGGGCTTGTAAAATGCAATAATGACAATACTTCTTAGAAACTATTCCTCTCACACGTTCGCAAACTGAAATTTGTACATGCATCCAAGTCCTCTAAAACAATActgaatatattctaattaaaattagaaattcataagatgtattactaattattagTTTCTATCCTGTTCCTGAAATCGTAttgtttcaattcaaatataatggaacataaatataagatattaGAAACGGGTCATTCTCTAGAAATACAGAAGTTGATTAACTGGAATTTTTAAAGTCTTGAATTCTAATTCATCGTCATTCGAATTTCAAGGTAAGTTTTACTCATTGCGTGTTCTTTCCCGATCACAattgaaaagttttgatttttaaattcggGACAAAATCATTCGCATTTTAAAAACTGACAGAGCTAGATGTGAACTGTGCAATTTATCTCGCTATCTTTGCTCATTTTGTATATTAACACATTACGTACGGCGCTTCCAGGGCCCTGCACATATTAGGACGGTCTAGAAAGCATGCTTGGTAAGCAAAAaggatgcatatatgcacatttttaatttgcattttgtattatatttatataaatcttaaatattactctgtatttcatacatatatttataagattttttacattttaacaaatatttatttcgcaGACTTGAATAATACTTTTGTGTGTTATTTGGTAAAGCATATTTCCTTGTGCATGGTGTTCGGCACGATTTGCCGCAGTATCTTGTTTTAACGACACTTCTCGAATTTTCTCGTGTTTTGCGTCCCATCTGTTTCGGACCACTCTAGAGATTCCTCGTATAGCATATCccgtctgttattgcttcatatATAACAAAGTTAGTGATTTTAGAAAGTACAAGTTTACCCAAAAACGTGCTGTCCCAGACGTATGTCTTAAGACTTCTTTGCGGTccttaatttgtgaaatatttgccTATGGTTGGTTATGCATTATTTAGCCAAAAAACACGAAAAGGGATATCTCGTGATCCTGCCCCAACATTCTGTCAGCTAAAATCGAGAAATCTTGTGACCTGTACGCAATCTGTTAACATCTATCTGGAAATGGATCGAATGTTTCCTATTTACTATATTCAAATGGGTTGCAATTTAACTATGTAAACTATCTTccgttttcatttaaaatcttgcCTCTCAGTATTAGTTTTAAGATTTTGTCTCCAATTTGTATGTTGTGGGTTAATCGAATttctattgcaataataaaactttCTCTCCTCTCAAATTGCAGATTCGATAAATTTCATTGCATAAATATGTTCTACTCTAGGTTAATAGTCAAATTATTAGACGATGACCTTAGGAcattacatattgaaataaatgagagCTAAATCATATGaacttttaaaacgattttttcggtatattaaaagaaaaatattactataaatctgaagataaagaaagaaaagctttAAATGAATTGGAATTGCATCTGATGCATTGAACTTTTTACgaaacaaaatctgaaattttgcttCTTACTGTCCCCATTAtgctttatttgtattaaaatcaacGACTTTAACCAGGAATTGTTGAGCTTTTTACAAGTTTACATGAATCTTTTAAACAACGATACAATCTCatcgaaaaaaattctaaatttctaaaaatattctaatttgtatatcgtcgtatataaattcttacaataaatataaatcgtCGTTAATTGACTACCGAGAATGCATCTTgatgtgattatttaaaataactgtcaATAAACggttttaaatcagtttttaaagttGTCAAC encodes:
- the LOC129966948 gene encoding uncharacterized protein LOC129966948, which encodes MAAIWMATKFFLSYRSNIGIDRQYNMAYIHVILLDKGTTSTTSSVAFCSMHLIVHPKYAGCEEVFLTGDVEGDETIQGRSILLSDNSWPLMLLFRLKSMSSPSIIRFSRSKNVFTRKQFFIRGGYSLQMSSKYMEFKGMI